TTATTGTGGATATCTGCCTCTTGTTTCATGTTTTATTTCTAACCATCTTTTCAACATGATATCTGATAAATAATACTTTCCATCAGCGGAGTATTCTATTATTCCCTTATTACTGAGAATATCAAGATACTTTGTTAATGTTACCTTTGAATAAGTTACATTATTAAGTATTGTAGTCCAATCCATTTCACCTTTTTCTACAAAAAGTATAATTAATTCTTTTTCCATGTCGGTTAAAGTTCCCCAAACACTTAGCCACAATAGTGCAATGTTATCTATATTTAATTTAAATGATTCTTTAATGATTTCATTTGTACATACCATGTTATTTGGCAATATATTGCAAAAACTATTAATATATGATGGAATTCCTCTAGTGCACTTATAGAATCGTTCAAATCCTTCTTCACTAAATTTAATGTTGTTTGATTTTTCGTCAATATAGTTTTTTGTCTGTTCTTTACTAAATTCATTTATATTCAATTGAAACATTCGTCCACCAAAAGCACCGGTTTGTCCATTAATCATCCCTATAATTTCAGATGTGTTCGATACACTTCCTGTGAATATATAACTGACATTGTATTGCTTTTGGGCATAACTACGAATTAACCAAAAAAACGCTTCAGGATTTTCGAGGGTTTTTAATAATTGAAATTCATCTACAACTATTATAAAACCCTTAATTTCCTCTATAGAATCGACAATTTTTTGAGGCAATTCCATAACATATTTGCTTAACTTATTATAATTATCTTCAATAATGGGAATAGGCAAATCCCGCAAGTTGGAATTATTAAAGTTATAATTCTTTAGTTTTAATTGATTAAAAGTATTGAATAATTTTTCTCTAGCATTTTTAAATGTATTGGTGTTTTTATCTATGCTTTCCTCTATTAAACATAAAAATTCTTTTATAACTTCTTCTTCAGATAGTTTTCCTTTTTGTCGTCCGTAAATATCTGACAAATCAAATATATGTTGTTAAAAACATGTCAGGCTGATTTTTTAATAGTTTTTTTAATAGTGATGTTTTTCCTATTCCTCTATTTCCAGTGATTAAGAATTGATTTGGAATTCCATCTTCCAACATTGCTAAATTTGCATTTAAAATTTTTAATTCATGATTTCTGTTATAAAAATACTTATCAATATTTTCGGGCATAACTATAGGCATGTATTTCATTTGAATCCTTCCCCAGCATTTAATATTAATTAATATATTATTTAATTATATAAATAATTAACTAGTTAATTATAGCTTAACTAACAAAATATCAATTTACAAAAAATATAATGAAACAAAAATTAACTAGTTAAGTATGACTTAACTAACAAAATATCAATTTACAAAAAATATAATGAAACAGATCTTAACTGGTTAAAACATCAATGAAATTCATGAAAAAATGTATAATTTTATTTAATCATCATCTGGTTCATCTAATTTTTTTATCTTCCAAAGTTAAAGTCAAATTCAAACTAATAAGCAAGTATTAAAATTGTTGAATACATATCAAACCCCATATCATCCTGAACAACTGCATTAACAATTAAGAAGTTTTGATTATTAATCTAATTATCATCAAACAATACATCTTAAGTTTCAAGGAATGCTTTTACACTTGATAAACTTGGCAGTTTATATATTAAAAAATACATAAATCAGTATATAAGTTAAGTAATGGAGGTTTTTCAAATGAGTATGAAAAAAATCGTTGTCGCAGGTGGAGGAGTGCTTGGAAGTCAAATTGCACTCCAAACAGTTTACTGTGGATTTGATGTTACAATTTGGCTTAGAAGTGAAGGATCTATTAAAAGAGCTCAACCAAAACTTGAAAGGTTTAAAAACATCTATGTTGACACTCTTGAAAAAATGAAAACAGATGCAGGCGCATACTGTAGAGGATTATCTAAAAAAGCAGATTTGAGTTCTGAAGAATTAGATGCTTTAAAAGAACAAGTACAAAATGCATATGATAACTTGAAATTAACAACAAGTTATGAAGAAGCAGCAAAAGATGCGGATTTAATTATTGAGGCTATTTCTGAAAATCCAGAGCAAAAAATCGCATTTTACCAAGAATTAGCAAAATACCTTGAAGATAAAACAATAATTGTAACAAATTCTTCAACGTTGCTTCCATCAATGTTTGCCGAATATACTGGAAGGCCTGAAAAGTACCTTTCATTACACTTTGCAAATACAATTTGGGCTAATAATACTGCTGAAGTAATGGGGCATCCTGGAACTGAACAAAAATACTATGATGAGGTTGTTAAATTTGCTGAAGACATTAACATGGTTCCTTTAAAACTTAAAAAAGAACAACCTGGTTATATCTTAAACTCACTTTTAGTTCCATTCTTAAATGCAGGTCAAGCATTACTTGCAAATGATGTAGCAGACCATGAAACAATTGATAAAACTTGGATTTTAGCAACAGGTGCTCCTGCCGGACCATTCCATATTTTAGATATTGTGGGACTTGAAACAGCATATAATATTGTCATTATGAATCCCGAATCAAAAGATCCTGAAACTACACCTGGAAAAATTGCTAAAATGCTTAAAGAAAAAATAGATGCCGGTGCAACTGGTATAAATACTGGAAAAGGATTTTATGAATATTAATCCTTTTTCATTCTTCTTATTTTAATTATTTCAATAGAACATATTAAATTCAAACCTGTTGGTGTTTTAGATAATTTATTTAAGAAATTCCTACAGTTAATAGTCATTCTAACTTTATCTTTTAAGTTTTCACCTTCATCAATTCCAACTGAACTTAATTGAAATTCATATTTATCTTCACCAACACTAGTTGCTCTTGAAACATCAATAAATTCTTTTTAATTTTTTTTATATGCTAAAATGAGTTAAATTGTGATG
This window of the Methanobrevibacter sp. V74 genome carries:
- a CDS encoding 3-hydroxyacyl-CoA dehydrogenase; its protein translation is MSMKKIVVAGGGVLGSQIALQTVYCGFDVTIWLRSEGSIKRAQPKLERFKNIYVDTLEKMKTDAGAYCRGLSKKADLSSEELDALKEQVQNAYDNLKLTTSYEEAAKDADLIIEAISENPEQKIAFYQELAKYLEDKTIIVTNSSTLLPSMFAEYTGRPEKYLSLHFANTIWANNTAEVMGHPGTEQKYYDEVVKFAEDINMVPLKLKKEQPGYILNSLLVPFLNAGQALLANDVADHETIDKTWILATGAPAGPFHILDIVGLETAYNIVIMNPESKDPETTPGKIAKMLKEKIDAGATGINTGKGFYEY
- a CDS encoding ATP-binding protein; translation: MSDIYGRQKGKLSEEEVIKEFLCLIEESIDKNTNTFKNAREKLFNTFNQLKLKNYNFNNSNLRDLPIPIIEDNYNKLSKYVMELPQKIVDSIEEIKGFIIVVDEFQLLKTLENPEAFFWLIRSYAQKQYNVSYIFTGSVSNTSEIIGMINGQTGAFGGRMFQLNINEFSKEQTKNYIDEKSNNIKFSEEGFERFYKCTRGIPSYINSFCNILPNNMVCTNEIIKESFKLNIDNIALLWLSVWGTLTDMEKELIILFVEKGEMDWTTILNNVTYSKVTLTKYLDILSNKGIIEYSADGKYYLSDIMLKRWLEIKHETRGRYPQ
- a CDS encoding AAA family ATPase, which encodes MKYMPIVMPENIDKYFYNRNHELKILNANLAMLEDGIPNQFLITGNRGIGKTSLLKKLLKNQPDMFLTTYI